The window ACACTTCCGTTTCCGTTTTTAGCGGCCTGTTTTGGAATTGATCCGTAAAGCAGATAGCCAGTGGCCGGAAGGCCGATAATGAATCAATATGGGAAATCGAGTTGCCGTATATCGTAAAGAACATTTCAATGCTGCCCATCGCCTGCATAATCCAGATTGGGATGATGCCCAGAATTTTGCGGTCTTTGGGAAATGCAGCCTGCCCAATTACCATGGGCATAACTATAATATGGAGGTCAAGGTAGTAGGGGAGCCAGATCCGTCCACCGGTTATGTGATCGACATGAAAGTGTTGTCGGACATCATCCACCGCGAGGTGATCGATCGTTTTGACCACCGGAACCTGAACCTTGATACTGCTGAATTCAAACATCTTAATCCTACCGCAGAAAACATTGTGGTGGTGATCTATAATCTGTTAAGGCCTCATATAGACCCGACCCATGAGCTTCAGGTTCGGCTATATGAAACAGAAAGGAATTTCGTGGAGTTCCCGGCCTGACATTAACCTATCAATCTTCTAAACGAATACAATGGCTTACAACAAAGTAGAACAGTATGAAGACAGGATCACGTCCGGTTTAATCGAGAATTACCGGGAAACTTTGTCTTTATTGGGGGAAGACCCTGAAAGGGAAGGGCTGTTAAAGACGCCTGAGCGTGTGGCCAAGGCAATGCAATACCTGACCCAGGGCTACCAGATGGATGCCAAGGCCATCCTGGAGTCCGCAAAGTTCCATGAAGAGGTGAGTGAGATGGTGATCGTGAAGGATATAGAATTGTTCAGCATGTGCGAGCACCATATGCTGCCTTTCATTGGTAAAGCGCATATCGCCTATATTCCCAACGGGTACATTACCGGGCTAAGCAAGATCGCCCGTGTGGTGGACGTGTATAGCAGGAGGCTGCAGGTGCAGGAGCGCCTGACCCAGCAGATCCTTACGGCCATCAAGGAGGCCCTGAACCCGATCGGTGTTGCGGTTGTAATTGAAGCCAAGCATATGTGCATGATGATGAGGGGGGTACAGAAGCAGAATTCGGTGACCACGACTTCTGCCTTCTGGGGTGAGTTTGAGAAAGCCGAGACCCGCAGTGAATTTACCAAGTTGATCTCTTCTAAATTGAGCTGATCCGGGGCGACCCGGTAAGAACGGTTTGCCTGTCGTTTTGCGGCTGGCAAACCTTTTTTTATTTTTGCCCCCTTAATACCAATCCATATATGAAGCATGCTTATGTGTTTCCCGGACAAGGATCCCAGTTTCCGGGCATGGGTAAGGAACATTACGAGAACAGCGCATTTGCCAAAAAATTGTTTGAGCAGGCCAATGAGATCCTCGGGTTCCGCATTTCTGATATCATGTTCAATGGCAGTGAAGAAGACCTGAAGCAGACCCGTGTTACGCAGCCTGCAGTGTTCCTTCATTCCGTTATAGCATACCGCAGTATAGAGCAGGCTCGCCCTGATATGGTTGCCGGGCATTCCCTTGGCGAGTTCTCCGCACTGGTTGCCAATGGGGCACTGAGTTTTGAGGACGGCCTTCAATTGGTATCACTCCGTGCACAGGCGATGCAGAAGGCTTGTGAGTTGCAGCCCTCCACCATGGCGGCAGTACTGGCACTTGATGATGCCAAAGTGGAAGAGATCTGTGCCCAGGTGCAGGCAGAGACCGGTGAAGTAGTGGTTGCAGCAAACTATAACTGTCCGGGCCAGCTGGTGATCAGTGGCAGTGTAAAAGGCATAGAGATCGCCTGTGAAAGAATGAAGGCGGCTGGTGCCAAGCGTGCACTGGTATTGCCTGTTGGCGGTGCCTTCCATTCCCCGTTGATGTCGCCTGCTAAAGAAGAATTAAAGGCGGCGATAGAATCAACCAAGCTCCAACAGCCTACCTGCGCGGTTTACCAGAATGTGGTAGCACGCGCCGTGCTGGATAAGGATGAGATCAAGCAGAACCTGATCGAACAACTTACCGGTGCAGTTCGCTGGACACAGAGTGTGCAATCCATGGTGAAGGATGGCGCAACCAGGTTTACTGAAGTCGGCCCTGGTAAAGTTTTGCAGGGGTTGGTTGCCAAGATCGAGAAAGGTTTGGAGATCAATGGCGTGAATTGATAGAATTAGCAGTAGATATTAAGAGCCCCCGGTCGTTTTGATCCGGGGGCTCTTGTTTTAGAAGGTGATGCTGCAGTTCATCCAGCCTGCATCGAAGCTGGCGTTGTATTTTTTGTAGAAATTGATGGCGGGTTCATTCCAGTCCAATACCTGCCAAACCATACCGTGGAACTTCTTTTCCTTGCCCTCTTCAATCAGCCGGTCAAATAACAATTTGCCCAGGCCATTACCGCGCATGGATTCGGTAACGATCAGGTCTTCCAGGTACATCCTTTGCCCTTTCCAGGTGCTATAGCGGATGTAATAAAGGGCAAAGCCCTGAACGATGCCATCTACTTCGGCCACAAATGCCCACCATACCGGATTTGGGCCAAAGCCACTTGCTGTGAAATGTTCAAGGGTTACCGTAACTTCTTCCGGAGCCTTCTCGTAAACAGCCAATTCATGTACCAGTTCCAAAAGCCGGGGGCAATCTTCTTTTACAGCCCTCCTGATAGTGATATTCATGTTAGAGGTTTTATAGTCCTTCCAGTGCCTGGGCCAGGTCGCCCAGGATGTCTTCAATGTTTTCAATACCTACGCTCATGCGGATAAGGCCATCGTTGATGCCATATTTTTCCCTTTCTTCCCTGGGGATGCCCGCATGCGACATGGATGCCGGGTGGGATACCAGTGTGTCTACGGTTCCCAGTGAAATAGCCCTCACGCAAACCTGCAAGCGGTTGATGAATTGGATACCCGCTTCAAGGCCGCCCTTCAACTCATAGCTGAGCATCCCGCCGGGATGCCTCATCTGTTTCATCGCGGTCTTATGGTCGGGATGGCTTTCCAGTCCGGTATAATTCACTTTGCCAATGGCGGGGTGTTGCTCAAGGAATTGGGCCACCAGCATGGCATTGCTGCAATGACGGTCCATCCTGATCTCCAGGGTGCGTATGCCCTGGGTCAGCATAAATGCATCGAAGGGATTGGCATTACCGCCCAGTAAGGCATACCATTTCCATGCCCTGGTATTCATGAACTCCAGGTCGCGGCCCAAAAGCACACCGCCGATGGCTGTACCATGACCATTCAGGAATTTGGTAGTGGAGTGGAATACAAAATCAACATCGAATTTAAAAGGCTGTTGAAGATATGGAGTGGCAAATGTATTGTCTACGGTCATGATCAAACCGTGTTTTTTGGCGATGGTGCTGATCATTTCCAGGTCCACGCATTGCAGGGTAGGGTTGGCGGGGGTCTCCACGTGTACCAACCTGATGGCAGGATTGGAGCGAATGGCATCTTCCGCTACCTGCGGATCCCTGAGGTCGGCAATGATGGTAGAAATGCCCGAGTTGGCCAACACTTTGGTGAGCAATTCCTGTGTTCCCCCATAAAGGGAATAGTGGGTCAGGATGGCATCACCTGCTTTCAGGTTGCTCATGAACATGGTGGTCATGGCAGCCTGGCCACTGGCATGCAACAGAGCCTTTAACTGCAAGGGGTTACCGGATTTGTCCTTCAGGCCATGTGCCTCCAGCGCGGCGATCTTTTGTTCGGCTACCGTGAAACCGGGGTTGCCCCAGCGACTGTAGATCTTTGTCTTGTCTGCCCCAGCAAATCGTTCCATGCCTTGTTCTGCTGTGTCGAAGTAGAAAGTGGAAGAAGCATAGATTGGGGTGAGATGCGCAAAATTGGGATCAGGGATATTGCCGCCATGGACAGCTTCTGAGCCAAAACCCTGTAACTGGATTTTTTTATCAGTCATTTCAATTTCAACTTTTAAATTAGAGGGACACAAATCAAAAGTACTGGAATTCGATGAAGCAAATCCTACAGGAATATGCCGCCTATCATTATTGGGCCAACAAACAGATCACTGATGCCATCCTGAAAATGGACCCATCGCTTTGGCAAAAGGAAGTGGACAGCAGTTTTCCTTCCCTTCATCATACGATCCTACATCTGTGGGATGCGGGAAGCATTTGGTGGCAGCGCCTCAAATTGCAGGAAGTGGTCACGCCTCCCAGTGCCCATTTTTCCGGTACAACATTGGACCTGGTCAATAATATGCTCCACCAGGATAAACTCTGGCTGAATTGGGTGGAAGGTGCTACAGAAGCGGCCCTCGAGCATGTCTTTTCCTACCGTAACTCCAAGAAGGAGGAGTTCAAGGAGCCCAGGTACCAGATGTTGTTGCATTTGTTCAACCATGGTACTTATCACCGTGGCCAGCTGGTGACCATGATGCGGACACTGGGTGTGAAACAGGTGCCCGGGACCGATTTTATCCTGTGGGCAAGGAAACGTTGATCATCCTTTTTTCGTAACTTTTAGGAAATGATCCAGCCATGCTAGGGAGGGGTTTTTGCCTGAGGGTTCTTTTTTCACTGGCAGGAATGCTTGCAGCTTCGCATTTCGGTTATTCCCAGTCGTTAGACTGGCGATCGCGTATCCAGGCATTGATGGATAAGGCCGATAGCCTGTCGATGCTTTCACAGGTTACCTTTCACCTCGACAATATCGTTAAGCCGGGTAAGCTGGTCAAGGAGGCCTGGCATTATACTACCGACAGGGAAAAGGTAGTGGTATTTGAGGTCCATTATTTTGAGCGTGACACTGAATTTACGGAAGTCTATTACCTCAACCGGGGTGACCTCGTCTGCATGGAACAATACCAGATCCATTATCCTTTGGATGATGATGACAAGATCGTTTGGGGCGAGGTCTGTTTTTTCGATGGTAACCAGGTGCGCCAGCATGTTACCATTGGCGAGAACCAATCGGTTTCAAAATATTCCCGCGATGATTATTCCAAACTCATGCAGTTCCGCCAGCGCTACCGCACCCTGCAGGAGAATATGGCACTGATGCGGAGGTGGTGATTTGCGCCAACCAGGGTAGGGTGTGGACATGTGAAAATGTGGAAATGTGGAGATGTGGAAATGTGGACATGTGGTCTTTATGCCAACCAGAAGGAGGGATGTGGAGATGTGGAGAGGTGATTTTTTCTCCAACCAGAAGATGGTAGCTGCGGACATTTGTCTCTGTCGATATTGCGTCAGCCGAATTATAATTTTTGGTTAAACAGAGTGCATATTCCACTTTCTATTTTGGTTAGCGTGAGTAGCATATCTCCTCATTCCTCTCTGGTTGGTTTATGAGCCCCATTTCTGTCTCCTATCCTGGTTGGAGAGTATGTCACATGTCCACATTAATGCGTCAGCCGAATTATAATTTTTGGTTAAACAGAGTGCATATTCCACTTTCTATTTTGGTTAGCGTGAGTAGCACATCTCCTCATTCCTCTCTGGTTGGTTTATGAGCCCCATTTCTGTCTCCTATCCTGGTTGGAGAGTATGTCACATGTCCACATATTCAGGTGTTTGCATTCAATTCTGGTAAGCCTAAAATTCACATCTCCACATTTTCACATCTCCACATTTCCACATGCTTCCCTGTTTGGCGTAAAAATCACCTCTCCACATTCCCTCCCTTCCTATATTCGCAGCATGACAGGAATTGAGAATGTATCACTGGAGAAGGTGATCGTACATAAAGTAGGTAATCCAACGAGGGGGGAGGAGCTGAAGCTTTCCCCTAACCCGCTTACCCTTAACGATGAGATCGTAAGGGGATTATTATCCAAGTATTTCCTGGGGGCCTTCAATGAGAATGAACGTTATCATTTCACCCACCTGAGCGACCTGGATATGAACGAAGTGTATCGTTATGTACAGCAGGTTTTCAATGAGCCGGAAAGCTTTGTACAGCAATCCTTCCATATAGCGCAGTTGCTTTACCAGAAATCGACCCATGCCCGGGTTAAGGAGGGGGAACTATATGTTGCCCTTTTTGATAATGTCCCATTTGACGGGGAGTACAAGAAAGCGGTGGGGATATTCAAGTCGGAAACCAAGGAGACCTTCCTGAAGGTCTTTCCCCATGGTCCGGGATGGGAGGTGATCGCAGAGGATGGGGTCAATATCAACAAGCTGGATAAGGGATGCCTGGTGTTCCGGACGAATGAGGCCGATGGGTATGTGGTTTGTGTGGTGGACAATACCAACAAGCAGAATGATACCCAATACTGGGTGTCGGAATTCCTGCAGGTAGTGCCTTACAGCGATAGCTATCACCACACCAATAATGTATTGGGCTTGTGCAAGTTGTTCATTGAGAAGGAATACGCAGAGAAGTTTGATGTTTCCAAGTCAGACCAGATAGACCTGATGAACCGGTCAATGGAATACTTCAAGACCAAGGAGCAGTTCAGCCTGCAGGAGTTCGCGGAAGAGGTGATCCATCACCCGGAGGTAGTGGATACATTTATGGACTACAAGCGAAACTTCGAGGCCAACCGGAATTATGAGATCGATGAGGCCTTTGATATCAACCTGAATGCGGTGAAGAAGCAATCCAAGTTCTTTAAGGCAGTGCTGAAGCTGGACGGTAATTTCCATGTGTATGTGCATGGGCGTCGCGACCTGATGGAGAAAGGCTATGATGAACTGGTTGGGAAACAGTATTACAAGCTCTACTTCGATGAAGAAAAATAAAAAGCACGAAACGGATCATTTCGTGCTTTAAGGATATCTGTATGGGCTGGTTCGCCAGCCCATTTATTTTAGTGTCAGTAGGCCCACTTGATCCAGGTGGCGCCCCAGGTAAATCCACCACCGAAGGCGGCCAGTACCACGTTATCGCCTTTTTTCAGGTCCTTCTCCCATTCCCAGAGGCAAAGGGGGATAGTGGCAGCCGTGGTGTTGCCATAGCGCTGGATGTTGATCATTACCTTTTCCTTGGGCAGGCCCATCCTTTCTGCTGTAGCGTCAATGATCCGGAGGTTGGCCTGGTGGGGTACCAGCCAGGCGATATCTTCACTTTGCAGGTCATTCCTTTCCATTAATTCGGCGCTCACGTCGGCCATTCCCTTAACGGCAAACTTGAAAACTGTCTTGCCTTCCTGGTAAGCGAAATGTTCGCGGTTGGTAACCGTTTCTATGCTTGCGGGTTTGAGGGAGCCGCCTGCTTTCATGTGCAGGTAGTGGCGGCCCGAGCCATCACTCTTCAGGATGCTGTCGCGTA is drawn from Flavihumibacter rivuli and contains these coding sequences:
- a CDS encoding DinB family protein, with translation MKQILQEYAAYHYWANKQITDAILKMDPSLWQKEVDSSFPSLHHTILHLWDAGSIWWQRLKLQEVVTPPSAHFSGTTLDLVNNMLHQDKLWLNWVEGATEAALEHVFSYRNSKKEEFKEPRYQMLLHLFNHGTYHRGQLVTMMRTLGVKQVPGTDFILWARKR
- a CDS encoding nucleoid-associated protein, whose product is MTGIENVSLEKVIVHKVGNPTRGEELKLSPNPLTLNDEIVRGLLSKYFLGAFNENERYHFTHLSDLDMNEVYRYVQQVFNEPESFVQQSFHIAQLLYQKSTHARVKEGELYVALFDNVPFDGEYKKAVGIFKSETKETFLKVFPHGPGWEVIAEDGVNINKLDKGCLVFRTNEADGYVVCVVDNTNKQNDTQYWVSEFLQVVPYSDSYHHTNNVLGLCKLFIEKEYAEKFDVSKSDQIDLMNRSMEYFKTKEQFSLQEFAEEVIHHPEVVDTFMDYKRNFEANRNYEIDEAFDINLNAVKKQSKFFKAVLKLDGNFHVYVHGRRDLMEKGYDELVGKQYYKLYFDEEK
- a CDS encoding 6-pyruvoyl trahydropterin synthase family protein, encoding MGNRVAVYRKEHFNAAHRLHNPDWDDAQNFAVFGKCSLPNYHGHNYNMEVKVVGEPDPSTGYVIDMKVLSDIIHREVIDRFDHRNLNLDTAEFKHLNPTAENIVVVIYNLLRPHIDPTHELQVRLYETERNFVEFPA
- a CDS encoding GNAT family N-acetyltransferase, yielding MNITIRRAVKEDCPRLLELVHELAVYEKAPEEVTVTLEHFTASGFGPNPVWWAFVAEVDGIVQGFALYYIRYSTWKGQRMYLEDLIVTESMRGNGLGKLLFDRLIEEGKEKKFHGMVWQVLDWNEPAINFYKKYNASFDAGWMNCSITF
- the fabD gene encoding ACP S-malonyltransferase, which gives rise to MKHAYVFPGQGSQFPGMGKEHYENSAFAKKLFEQANEILGFRISDIMFNGSEEDLKQTRVTQPAVFLHSVIAYRSIEQARPDMVAGHSLGEFSALVANGALSFEDGLQLVSLRAQAMQKACELQPSTMAAVLALDDAKVEEICAQVQAETGEVVVAANYNCPGQLVISGSVKGIEIACERMKAAGAKRALVLPVGGAFHSPLMSPAKEELKAAIESTKLQQPTCAVYQNVVARAVLDKDEIKQNLIEQLTGAVRWTQSVQSMVKDGATRFTEVGPGKVLQGLVAKIEKGLEINGVN
- a CDS encoding trans-sulfuration enzyme family protein — translated: MTDKKIQLQGFGSEAVHGGNIPDPNFAHLTPIYASSTFYFDTAEQGMERFAGADKTKIYSRWGNPGFTVAEQKIAALEAHGLKDKSGNPLQLKALLHASGQAAMTTMFMSNLKAGDAILTHYSLYGGTQELLTKVLANSGISTIIADLRDPQVAEDAIRSNPAIRLVHVETPANPTLQCVDLEMISTIAKKHGLIMTVDNTFATPYLQQPFKFDVDFVFHSTTKFLNGHGTAIGGVLLGRDLEFMNTRAWKWYALLGGNANPFDAFMLTQGIRTLEIRMDRHCSNAMLVAQFLEQHPAIGKVNYTGLESHPDHKTAMKQMRHPGGMLSYELKGGLEAGIQFINRLQVCVRAISLGTVDTLVSHPASMSHAGIPREEREKYGINDGLIRMSVGIENIEDILGDLAQALEGL
- the folE gene encoding GTP cyclohydrolase I FolE, with product MAYNKVEQYEDRITSGLIENYRETLSLLGEDPEREGLLKTPERVAKAMQYLTQGYQMDAKAILESAKFHEEVSEMVIVKDIELFSMCEHHMLPFIGKAHIAYIPNGYITGLSKIARVVDVYSRRLQVQERLTQQILTAIKEALNPIGVAVVIEAKHMCMMMRGVQKQNSVTTTSAFWGEFEKAETRSEFTKLISSKLS